A stretch of Microbacterium caowuchunii DNA encodes these proteins:
- a CDS encoding DUF1801 domain-containing protein: MHRTGGDVAATLAQVTPAARRRDAEALRALLSEVTGHEPELWAGGIVGFGACHYRYPAGTEGDSPILGFAPRKRACTIYLLDGIDAHSADLAELGVHSTGVGCLYLSDLGAVDADVLRRILAASFARVTAGETVDAVLTVID; encoded by the coding sequence ATGCATCGCACGGGCGGCGACGTCGCCGCGACCCTTGCCCAGGTCACGCCGGCAGCGCGCCGCCGTGACGCGGAAGCGCTGCGCGCCCTGCTGTCCGAGGTCACCGGCCACGAGCCGGAGTTGTGGGCCGGCGGCATCGTCGGGTTCGGAGCCTGCCATTACCGGTATCCGGCGGGTACCGAGGGAGACTCACCCATCCTCGGCTTCGCACCGCGCAAGCGTGCCTGCACGATCTATCTCCTCGACGGGATCGACGCGCACTCCGCCGACCTCGCCGAGCTCGGCGTGCACAGCACCGGTGTCGGCTGCCTCTACCTCAGCGACCTGGGGGCGGTGGATGCGGACGTCCTCCGCCGCATCCTGGCCGCCTCCTTCGCGCGGGTGACCGCGGGTGAGACCGTGGACGCGGTGCTCACCGTCATCGACTGA
- a CDS encoding GNAT family N-acetyltransferase, with protein sequence MTEIRPLETPAQVAEANAVLRAVWQGDHDAVPSNTLIALAYAGNYAVGLYEDGRMVGASVGFFGPPADLVLHSHVTGILSSHRGRGLGKVMKRHQRDWARERGIERITWTFDPLVGRNARFNLGVLGARATAYLVDHYGSMDDGVNRGDQTDRIFVEWSIGDPAPGLDGPGAVVVPPQDIAAAVAVPEDIERMRAEAPIAAATWRRIVRDEIRGHLAEGLRIVTFDERGYLFSR encoded by the coding sequence ATGACCGAGATCCGCCCCCTCGAGACGCCGGCGCAGGTGGCCGAGGCGAATGCCGTCCTGCGGGCCGTCTGGCAGGGCGACCACGACGCCGTACCGTCGAACACGCTGATCGCCCTCGCTTACGCGGGCAACTACGCGGTGGGGCTCTACGAGGACGGGCGGATGGTGGGTGCGTCCGTCGGCTTCTTCGGACCGCCCGCGGACCTCGTGCTGCACTCGCACGTCACGGGCATCCTGTCCTCCCATCGCGGCCGGGGCCTGGGGAAGGTCATGAAGCGGCATCAGCGGGACTGGGCCCGGGAACGCGGGATCGAACGCATCACCTGGACCTTCGACCCGCTCGTCGGCCGCAACGCCCGCTTCAACCTCGGGGTGCTGGGGGCGCGCGCGACCGCCTACCTGGTCGATCACTACGGGTCGATGGACGACGGCGTGAACCGGGGCGACCAGACCGACCGGATCTTCGTCGAGTGGTCCATCGGCGACCCTGCTCCCGGCCTCGACGGCCCCGGCGCCGTGGTGGTGCCGCCGCAGGACATCGCGGCCGCCGTCGCCGTGCCGGAGGACATCGAGCGGATGCGGGCGGAGGCACCCATCGCGGCCGCGACGTGGCGCCGCATCGTCCGCGACGAGATCCGCGGCCACCTCGCCGAGGGCCTGCGGATCGTCACCTTCGACGAGCGCGGATACCTGTTCAGCCGCTGA
- a CDS encoding MFS transporter — MPRQGAIVAVLAIAGMASSFMFTLVVPIQAKLPELLDASRDDTAWVITSTLLASAVITPIAGRLGDMYGKRRIVLVLLALLVLGSVIAALSTGIIGVIVGRTLQGAVSGVIPLGISILRDVLHEKRVDPAIALISATLGVGGAIGLPISAIVTQYADWHVLFWLAAGLGAVVFVLVLWIVPVSVLRTAGRFDLLGAAGLSVGLIGVLLAVSRGNEWGWTSPAILGCGLGGLLVLGLWGWYQLRVPDPLLDLRTAARPAVLFTNISSVAMGFALFTSSVAFPQMLELPVETDAGFGLSLVAASLIVMPSGLVMMVLSPLSGRLSRTFGPKLLLVLGAIALVAAYSFTLLFVSEVWHILVANILIGFGIGFGYAAMPMLIMRSVPQSETGASNGLNALCRALGTSTAAAVIAAVLAGNTRPFEGVPIPTADAFHLAFVLGGLVALFALVVALLIPSRRDPHEAHPSLPH; from the coding sequence ATGCCTCGGCAGGGAGCGATCGTCGCCGTCCTCGCGATCGCCGGCATGGCGTCCTCCTTCATGTTCACGCTGGTCGTACCCATCCAGGCGAAGCTGCCCGAGCTTCTGGATGCGAGCCGAGACGACACCGCCTGGGTCATCACCTCGACGCTGCTCGCGTCCGCCGTGATCACCCCCATCGCCGGCCGCCTCGGCGACATGTACGGCAAACGCCGGATCGTCCTGGTGCTACTCGCCCTCCTCGTGCTGGGCTCGGTGATCGCCGCACTGTCGACGGGGATCATCGGCGTGATCGTGGGACGCACCCTGCAGGGGGCGGTCTCCGGTGTGATCCCGCTCGGCATCTCGATCCTCCGGGACGTGCTGCACGAGAAACGCGTCGACCCGGCCATCGCCCTCATCAGCGCCACCCTCGGGGTGGGCGGGGCGATCGGCCTCCCGATCAGCGCGATCGTCACCCAGTACGCCGACTGGCACGTCCTGTTCTGGCTGGCGGCCGGGCTCGGCGCGGTCGTCTTCGTCCTGGTGCTGTGGATCGTGCCGGTGAGCGTCCTCCGGACGGCCGGCCGGTTCGACCTCCTCGGCGCGGCCGGTCTCAGCGTGGGGCTCATCGGTGTGCTGCTGGCCGTGTCCCGCGGGAACGAATGGGGGTGGACCTCTCCCGCGATCCTGGGATGCGGACTGGGCGGGCTCCTCGTGCTGGGCCTCTGGGGCTGGTACCAGCTGCGGGTCCCGGACCCGCTGCTGGACCTGCGCACGGCGGCACGCCCCGCCGTGCTGTTCACCAACATCTCCTCGGTCGCGATGGGATTCGCCCTGTTCACCTCGAGCGTGGCGTTCCCGCAGATGCTCGAGCTGCCGGTCGAGACGGATGCCGGCTTCGGCCTCTCCCTCGTGGCCGCATCCCTCATCGTGATGCCGTCCGGGCTCGTGATGATGGTCCTCTCCCCGCTGTCCGGACGCCTCTCCCGCACCTTCGGCCCCAAGCTCCTACTGGTGCTCGGGGCCATCGCCCTCGTCGCCGCGTACTCGTTCACCCTGCTGTTCGTCAGCGAGGTCTGGCACATCCTGGTCGCCAACATCCTGATCGGCTTCGGCATCGGCTTCGGCTACGCGGCCATGCCGATGCTCATCATGCGCTCCGTCCCGCAGTCCGAGACGGGTGCCTCGAACGGACTGAACGCGCTCTGCCGGGCGCTGGGGACCAGTACCGCGGCAGCCGTGATCGCCGCGGTGCTCGCCGGCAACACCCGGCCGTTCGAGGGTGTCCCGATCCCCACCGCCGACGCGTTCCACCTGGCGTTCGTGCTCGGCGGCCTCGTCGCGCTGTTCGCCCTCGTCGTCGCGCTGCTCATCCCGAGCCGGCGCGATCCGCACGAAGCGCACCCCTCTCTGCCGCACTGA
- a CDS encoding peptide MFS transporter: MSEAKDGDTATADIYATSSDGDTRFFGQPWALAHVFGVEMWERFSFYGMQGILLIYLYYTAAEGGLGIDKSVATGIVGAYGGAVYLSTILGAWIADRLLGSERVLFFSAWVIMAGHIALALIPGVLGVGVGLVLVALGSGGLKANATSVVGTLYSAEDTRRDGGFSLFYLGINLGAFFGPLLTGLLQTTLGFHWGFGLAAVGMGIGLIQYSIGRKGLPAAARIVPNPLPRSRYGMWAGIAVAGVAAIVLLTVTGVIRADNLALVVILVTVVAAIAYFVVVLSSPRIEPIERSRVFAFIPLFIVSVGFWSLYQQQFTVLTIYSDVRLNRDLFGWEMPVSWVQSINPIFIIILSGVFAAVWTKLGSRQPSTPVKFGLGAIIMGAAFLLFLVWANGGENTTPLLGIIGILFVFTVAELFISPIGLSVSTKLAPAVFHTQMIALFFLSVALGTAIAGELGKFYDPNDEVPYFTILGFVAIALGVALVLCVKPVLKLMRGVR; encoded by the coding sequence ATGAGCGAGGCGAAGGACGGCGACACCGCCACTGCGGACATCTACGCGACCAGTTCCGACGGCGACACCCGGTTCTTCGGGCAGCCGTGGGCGCTCGCGCATGTGTTCGGCGTCGAGATGTGGGAGCGCTTCAGCTTCTACGGCATGCAGGGCATCCTGCTGATCTACCTGTACTACACCGCCGCCGAAGGCGGACTCGGCATCGACAAGTCCGTGGCGACCGGAATCGTCGGCGCCTACGGCGGCGCCGTCTACCTCTCCACGATCCTCGGCGCGTGGATCGCCGACCGCCTACTCGGCTCGGAGCGGGTGCTGTTCTTCAGTGCGTGGGTCATCATGGCCGGGCACATCGCCCTCGCCCTCATCCCCGGGGTGCTCGGCGTCGGCGTCGGCCTGGTGCTGGTGGCGCTCGGCTCGGGCGGGCTGAAGGCGAACGCCACCTCCGTGGTGGGCACGCTCTACTCCGCCGAGGACACCCGCCGCGACGGCGGGTTCTCCCTCTTCTACCTCGGTATCAACCTGGGGGCCTTCTTCGGCCCCCTGCTGACGGGGCTCCTGCAGACCACGCTGGGCTTCCACTGGGGCTTCGGCCTCGCCGCCGTCGGCATGGGCATCGGCCTCATCCAGTACTCGATCGGCCGCAAGGGCCTTCCGGCCGCCGCGCGGATCGTGCCGAACCCGCTGCCCCGCAGCCGTTACGGGATGTGGGCGGGCATCGCCGTGGCAGGCGTCGCGGCGATCGTGCTGCTGACCGTGACCGGCGTCATCCGAGCCGACAACCTGGCACTCGTGGTGATCCTCGTGACGGTCGTCGCCGCCATCGCGTACTTCGTGGTCGTGCTCTCCTCGCCCCGCATCGAACCGATCGAGCGGTCCCGTGTCTTCGCGTTCATCCCGCTGTTCATCGTGAGCGTCGGCTTCTGGTCGCTGTACCAGCAGCAGTTCACCGTGCTCACCATCTACTCCGACGTGCGCCTGAACCGCGACCTGTTCGGGTGGGAGATGCCGGTCTCGTGGGTGCAGTCGATCAACCCCATCTTCATCATCATCCTGTCCGGCGTCTTCGCCGCCGTCTGGACCAAGCTCGGGTCCCGCCAGCCGTCCACGCCGGTGAAGTTCGGGCTCGGCGCGATCATCATGGGTGCCGCGTTCCTGCTCTTCCTCGTCTGGGCGAACGGGGGCGAGAACACCACCCCGCTGCTGGGCATCATCGGCATCCTGTTCGTGTTCACCGTCGCCGAGCTGTTCATCTCCCCGATCGGGCTGTCGGTGTCGACGAAGCTCGCCCCGGCCGTGTTCCACACCCAGATGATCGCGCTGTTCTTCCTGTCGGTCGCGCTCGGCACCGCGATCGCCGGCGAGCTCGGCAAGTTCTACGATCCGAACGATGAGGTGCCGTACTTCACCATCCTGGGCTTCGTCGCGATCGCCCTGGGTGTCGCCCTCGTGCTCTGCGTGAAGCCCGTGCTGAAGCTCATGCGCGGCGTGCGCTGA
- a CDS encoding ABC transporter permease: MTTQTSTPPSTATVSIPVKRTPTPVRLLESFALPLLAIVVFAFFSFFPLSSASFPTMNNINVILGSQAVVALIAIAALFPLVCGYFDFSLGAVAIMTQVMTAGLMSVFGLPLWLSIVVSLVLGTLVGVVNGFFVTRLNMSPFVTTLGMSMLLAGLMSWFTGGQTFVSGIDPALIKFGSTRLLGIPVVFFITLLIAAIAWYFFTHTPFGRSLYAIGSNATAAKLVGLPVTKNVWWSFIVAGFIAGCAGVLQLSRVGSASAIDGGSLLFPALAAVFLGATAIRPGFFNVIGTIVGAIFVSVSVSGLALSGASGWASNVFNGAALLAAVGLSTYLGRRKRTGS; this comes from the coding sequence ATGACCACCCAGACGAGCACCCCGCCCTCCACGGCGACCGTCTCCATCCCGGTGAAGCGCACGCCCACGCCGGTCCGGCTGCTGGAGAGCTTCGCGCTGCCGCTGCTCGCGATCGTCGTGTTCGCGTTCTTCTCGTTCTTCCCGCTGTCGTCGGCGTCGTTCCCGACGATGAACAACATCAACGTCATCCTGGGCAGCCAGGCCGTCGTCGCCCTGATCGCCATCGCCGCGCTGTTCCCGCTCGTCTGCGGGTACTTCGACTTCTCGCTGGGCGCGGTGGCCATCATGACGCAGGTCATGACCGCCGGCCTGATGTCGGTCTTCGGGCTGCCCCTGTGGCTGTCGATCGTGGTGTCGCTCGTGCTGGGCACCCTGGTGGGCGTCGTGAACGGCTTCTTCGTGACCCGGCTCAACATGAGCCCGTTCGTCACGACGCTCGGTATGTCGATGCTGCTGGCCGGGCTCATGAGCTGGTTCACGGGGGGCCAGACCTTCGTCAGCGGGATCGACCCCGCTCTCATCAAGTTCGGCTCGACGCGGCTGCTCGGCATCCCGGTGGTGTTCTTCATCACGCTGCTGATCGCGGCGATCGCTTGGTACTTCTTCACGCACACGCCGTTCGGCCGTTCCCTGTACGCCATCGGATCGAACGCCACCGCGGCGAAGCTCGTCGGCCTCCCGGTGACGAAGAACGTGTGGTGGAGCTTCATCGTGGCCGGCTTCATCGCGGGCTGCGCGGGCGTCCTGCAGCTCTCCCGGGTGGGCAGCGCCAGCGCCATCGACGGCGGTTCGCTGCTGTTCCCGGCCCTGGCCGCGGTGTTCCTGGGCGCGACCGCCATCCGTCCGGGCTTCTTCAACGTGATCGGCACGATCGTCGGCGCGATCTTCGTGTCGGTGTCGGTGAGCGGTCTGGCCCTGTCGGGGGCGAGCGGCTGGGCGTCGAACGTGTTCAACGGTGCCGCGCTGCTCGCGGCCGTCGGCCTGTCCACCTACCTCGGTCGCCGCAAGCGCACCGGTAGCTGA
- a CDS encoding sugar ABC transporter ATP-binding protein codes for MTDAMTNPGAAENTSAAPGTPGGADLALDIRHLSKDFSGTRALNDVSLRVRRGTVHALLGGNGSGKSTTIKILAGVYAADAGELEIFGRPTDLRGYTPATAQHAGLRFVHQDLGLFDDLSIEENFALDNGYPLRGPRIDWRGLRSRVAALLDEYELDVDPRTPVRSLRPSDQTMVAIARALQDQDASQELLLVLDEPTARLAAQESELLLERVRRRAELGQTVIIVSHRLREVLAVSDDYTIYRDGRVAGELVAQSPTEDELIEIMAGRSVRALRPTGEAAHAERTAVFSVSGLRGGPVRGVDLTVHRGEILGLAGLVGSGRSSILKMIFGEHAPEAGRMELNGAPYAPATIGDAMSAGVALVPEDRAGEAAFPDQSVTENLAVARLSENWSKGFMPRGRERSTAQALISDFGVKVAGPDALFSSMSGGNQQKVVLARWMQRTPDLLLLDEPTQGVDVMSRADIYAIIRAAAAEGCAVIVASSDLGEIHALCDRTLVLSRGRISDEVAAGTLDVDGLTSLVLREKTVHDAPTEATP; via the coding sequence GTGACCGACGCGATGACGAACCCGGGAGCGGCGGAGAACACCTCCGCCGCTCCCGGCACGCCCGGTGGCGCGGACCTGGCGCTCGACATCCGTCACCTCAGCAAGGACTTCTCCGGCACTCGCGCACTCAACGACGTCTCCCTGAGGGTGCGCCGCGGCACGGTGCACGCGCTCCTCGGGGGCAACGGCTCGGGCAAGTCCACCACCATCAAGATCCTCGCCGGGGTGTACGCGGCGGATGCGGGCGAGCTCGAGATCTTCGGGCGCCCCACCGACCTGCGCGGCTACACGCCGGCGACAGCCCAGCACGCGGGACTCCGTTTCGTGCACCAGGACCTCGGCCTGTTCGACGACCTGTCGATCGAGGAGAACTTCGCCCTGGACAACGGCTATCCGCTGCGCGGCCCCCGCATCGACTGGCGCGGCCTGCGCTCGCGCGTCGCCGCCCTGCTCGACGAGTACGAGCTGGACGTCGACCCCCGCACGCCCGTCCGCAGCCTGCGCCCCTCGGACCAGACCATGGTCGCCATCGCCCGTGCGCTGCAGGACCAGGACGCGTCGCAGGAGCTCCTGCTCGTGCTGGACGAGCCGACCGCGCGCCTGGCGGCCCAGGAGTCCGAGCTGCTCCTCGAGCGGGTACGCCGTCGTGCCGAACTCGGCCAGACGGTCATCATCGTCAGCCACCGGCTCCGTGAGGTGCTGGCCGTCTCCGACGACTACACGATCTACCGCGACGGCCGCGTCGCCGGAGAGCTCGTCGCCCAATCGCCCACCGAGGACGAGCTGATCGAGATCATGGCGGGCCGATCGGTGCGGGCACTGCGCCCCACCGGCGAGGCGGCGCACGCCGAGCGCACGGCCGTCTTCTCCGTTTCGGGGCTGCGCGGCGGCCCGGTGCGCGGCGTCGACCTCACCGTGCACCGCGGGGAGATCCTCGGACTCGCCGGTCTCGTCGGATCCGGCCGCTCCAGCATCCTCAAGATGATCTTCGGCGAACACGCGCCCGAGGCGGGACGCATGGAGCTGAACGGCGCCCCGTACGCGCCGGCGACCATCGGGGACGCCATGTCGGCGGGCGTGGCGCTGGTGCCGGAGGACCGGGCCGGAGAGGCCGCGTTCCCCGACCAGTCCGTCACCGAGAACCTCGCGGTGGCGAGGCTGTCCGAGAACTGGTCGAAGGGCTTCATGCCCCGCGGGCGGGAGCGCAGCACGGCGCAGGCCCTGATCTCCGATTTCGGCGTCAAGGTCGCCGGACCGGACGCCCTCTTCTCCTCGATGTCCGGCGGGAACCAGCAGAAGGTGGTCCTCGCCCGGTGGATGCAGCGCACGCCGGACCTGCTCCTGCTCGACGAACCCACCCAGGGCGTCGACGTCATGAGCCGCGCCGACATCTACGCCATCATCCGCGCCGCCGCCGCCGAAGGCTGCGCCGTCATCGTCGCCTCGAGCGATCTCGGTGAGATCCACGCGCTGTGCGACCGCACCCTCGTCCTCAGCCGCGGCAGGATCTCCGACGAGGTCGCCGCCGGCACCCTCGACGTGGACGGGCTGACCAGCCTGGTCCTCCGCGAGAAAACCGTTCACGACGCCCCCACGGAGGCAACGCCATGA
- a CDS encoding sugar ABC transporter substrate-binding protein produces MRSQKKFAIAAGVAAFALALSACSSGDAGDTTETTAPAAEISAEAQAALDRAYEGIGSDLAELAAVAPEDGLNLYIMSCGEAIATCSAPASFMAEAGETAGWNSTIVDGKLNPEGFATAIRQAVAGGADVLIPVGISCSAAAAAFQEAKDAGITIVGGGGVDDCSPQLWDSQRLWLEDAPVPSPFMAMGVLQADYVFGKTDGDPKTVVVNMTSNPWGGMVTAAFQDELKALGGGEVVEVVDVSDSEGADGTLNQKVVSVLLANPDANSLVMPTDGYLVNGLAAAIDQAGLADKLVVVGGFGSEGALDMIRNGQPGITATVGQAQVWESWGSVDTAIRARAGEDVAYIGQTVQVVDKDHNMPKSGPYDGNIDWKSKFLEAWGK; encoded by the coding sequence GTGAGATCACAGAAGAAGTTCGCGATCGCGGCCGGGGTGGCCGCCTTCGCACTCGCCCTCAGCGCCTGTTCCAGCGGCGACGCCGGCGACACCACGGAAACCACCGCACCCGCAGCCGAGATCAGCGCCGAGGCACAGGCCGCTCTCGACCGCGCCTACGAGGGCATCGGCTCCGACCTGGCCGAGCTCGCCGCCGTCGCACCGGAGGACGGGCTCAACCTCTACATCATGTCGTGCGGCGAGGCCATCGCGACCTGTTCCGCACCCGCGTCGTTCATGGCCGAGGCTGGTGAGACGGCCGGATGGAACTCCACCATCGTCGACGGGAAGCTCAACCCCGAGGGCTTCGCCACGGCGATCCGCCAGGCGGTGGCCGGCGGCGCCGACGTCCTCATCCCCGTCGGCATCTCCTGCAGTGCCGCGGCCGCGGCGTTCCAGGAGGCCAAGGACGCCGGCATCACGATCGTCGGAGGCGGCGGCGTGGACGACTGCTCCCCGCAGCTGTGGGACTCGCAGCGCCTCTGGCTCGAGGACGCACCTGTGCCGAGCCCCTTCATGGCGATGGGCGTGCTGCAGGCGGACTACGTGTTCGGCAAGACCGACGGCGACCCGAAGACCGTCGTGGTGAACATGACCAGCAACCCGTGGGGCGGCATGGTGACCGCGGCCTTCCAGGACGAGCTCAAGGCCCTCGGCGGCGGCGAGGTCGTCGAGGTCGTCGACGTCTCCGACTCCGAGGGTGCCGACGGCACCCTGAACCAGAAGGTCGTCAGCGTCCTCCTGGCCAACCCCGACGCGAACTCGCTCGTCATGCCGACCGACGGCTACCTCGTGAACGGCCTCGCCGCAGCGATCGATCAGGCCGGCCTCGCGGACAAGCTCGTCGTCGTCGGTGGCTTCGGCTCCGAGGGCGCGCTCGACATGATCCGCAACGGTCAGCCCGGCATCACGGCCACCGTCGGCCAGGCGCAGGTCTGGGAGTCCTGGGGTTCCGTGGACACCGCCATCCGCGCCCGTGCCGGCGAGGACGTCGCGTACATCGGCCAGACGGTCCAGGTGGTCGACAAGGACCACAACATGCCGAAGTCCGGACCGTACGACGGCAACATCGACTGGAAGTCGAAGTTCCTCGAAGCGTGGGGCAAGTGA
- a CDS encoding SDR family NAD(P)-dependent oxidoreductase, giving the protein MIESALHAMFSCEGQVAIVTGGATGIGRGCADALAAAGAHVVIAGLAGSEPRRAAEEITAAGGSASGVDCDVTDAGALGDLVAGTVARWGRIDTVLANAGVALDDPAAPDPLDRLDRMYELHVRSVALLAEHTLPVMADGGGGTFLVMSSLAGLRGNSVIGGYGVTKAANAQLARNIAVQWGPRGIRANALSPGVIATDFARPITADPQAAAVRLAKTPLGRFGDPVEVGATVVWLASWGGAFVSGQNIVIDGGTLIAD; this is encoded by the coding sequence ATGATCGAGAGCGCGCTGCACGCCATGTTCTCGTGCGAAGGGCAGGTGGCGATCGTCACCGGCGGTGCGACCGGTATCGGACGCGGATGCGCCGACGCGCTCGCCGCCGCCGGGGCGCACGTCGTGATCGCCGGGCTCGCCGGCAGCGAACCACGGCGCGCGGCGGAGGAGATCACCGCCGCCGGTGGCAGCGCGAGCGGGGTGGACTGCGACGTCACGGATGCCGGTGCACTCGGTGATCTCGTCGCCGGAACGGTCGCCCGGTGGGGACGCATCGACACCGTGCTCGCTAACGCCGGGGTGGCGCTGGACGACCCCGCGGCGCCCGACCCGCTGGACCGGCTCGACCGGATGTACGAGCTGCACGTGCGATCGGTCGCCCTGCTGGCCGAGCACACGCTCCCGGTGATGGCGGACGGCGGCGGTGGCACCTTCCTGGTCATGTCGAGTCTCGCCGGACTCCGCGGGAACAGCGTGATCGGCGGATACGGCGTGACGAAGGCCGCGAACGCCCAGCTCGCCCGCAACATCGCGGTGCAGTGGGGTCCGCGCGGCATCCGTGCGAACGCCCTGTCGCCCGGTGTGATCGCCACCGACTTCGCCCGGCCGATCACCGCGGACCCGCAGGCGGCCGCCGTCCGTCTGGCCAAGACCCCGCTCGGGCGCTTCGGCGACCCCGTGGAGGTGGGGGCCACGGTCGTCTGGCTGGCATCGTGGGGAGGCGCGTTCGTGAGCGGTCAGAACATCGTCATCGACGGCGGGACGCTCATCGCGGACTGA
- a CDS encoding LysR family transcriptional regulator gives MGDLRDIDINLIVVFDAILTERSLTRAGEAIGLTQPAVSGAVAKLRKLLDDPLLVRSGRTFTLTPRALALQPIVREAVIEVGRTFNLRPLFDPLTSDRQFRLTASDYALSVMTAPLLRVLETEAPGVSVEFGSLNNIGPVDLLREDVAIASAAHGVPGKRQSLFSDAMTCIVRRDHPRLKDGALTLEDLAELPYVQVVFAPHVVMFADDALAAASVRPPVARSVSGFLPVPFLVSGTDMFGFVPARLADRYADDLDLQIARIPLQLSTLVESAFWHPSRTNEPALRWFLGILRTVAERVEFGSDTDPDAEAERWGDRPAG, from the coding sequence ATGGGTGATCTGCGGGACATCGACATCAACCTCATCGTCGTCTTCGACGCGATCCTCACCGAGCGCAGCCTCACCCGGGCCGGCGAGGCGATCGGACTGACCCAGCCCGCCGTCAGCGGGGCGGTCGCCAAGCTGCGCAAACTCCTCGACGACCCGCTCCTGGTGCGCAGCGGCCGCACCTTCACCCTCACCCCGCGCGCCCTCGCCCTCCAGCCGATCGTGCGCGAGGCCGTCATCGAGGTCGGGCGGACGTTCAACCTGCGGCCGTTGTTCGATCCGCTCACGAGCGATCGTCAGTTCCGGCTGACCGCATCCGACTACGCGCTGTCCGTCATGACCGCCCCACTGCTGCGGGTGCTGGAGACCGAGGCGCCCGGCGTCTCGGTCGAGTTCGGGTCACTGAACAACATCGGACCGGTCGATCTCCTCCGCGAGGACGTCGCCATCGCCTCCGCCGCGCATGGCGTGCCGGGTAAGCGTCAGTCCCTGTTCTCCGACGCCATGACCTGCATCGTCCGGCGTGATCATCCCCGTCTCAAGGACGGTGCGCTGACCCTCGAAGACCTCGCCGAGCTTCCGTACGTGCAGGTCGTTTTCGCCCCGCACGTCGTGATGTTCGCGGACGACGCGCTCGCCGCCGCATCCGTCCGGCCGCCGGTGGCACGCAGCGTCTCGGGATTCCTGCCCGTACCCTTCCTCGTGTCCGGAACCGACATGTTCGGGTTCGTCCCGGCGCGTCTCGCCGACCGGTACGCGGACGATCTCGATCTGCAGATCGCCCGCATCCCGCTGCAGCTGTCCACCCTGGTGGAGTCCGCGTTCTGGCACCCGTCCCGCACGAACGAGCCGGCGCTGCGCTGGTTCCTCGGCATCCTCCGCACCGTCGCCGAGCGCGTGGAGTTCGGCTCCGACACCGATCCGGACGCCGAGGCCGAGCGGTGGGGCGACCGGCCCGCCGGCTGA
- a CDS encoding fumarylacetoacetate hydrolase family protein, with product MPRFARYIENGITHTGIVHHGCVQDLPGDPDILALLQAPADVRRDVVVRAGKQQRRPIPDATFAVPVQPRAMRDFLAFEGHIAGMKKGEPGDGTVPEQWYEAPAFLFMNPWSVVPTGAGIPMPPFTRKLDFELEVAAIVKNTVRDVPIEEAAGHIAGYCIFNDWSARDIQGAEMRIGLGPAKGKDFANTLGPWITTPEELEPFREGDRFALEMSVSVNGEVIGTDNLRNMSWSFEEMLVHASRDAWVGAGDVLASGTASTGALSERWSRTGELDPPPLQVGDVVTMTVEGLGSIENRIVETVSPGHTVPRARRTYGPDRL from the coding sequence ATGCCCCGCTTCGCGCGCTATATCGAGAACGGAATCACCCACACCGGCATCGTCCACCACGGCTGCGTGCAGGACCTCCCCGGGGACCCCGACATCCTCGCGCTCCTGCAGGCGCCCGCCGACGTCCGCCGCGACGTCGTGGTGCGGGCGGGCAAGCAGCAGCGCAGGCCGATCCCGGACGCCACCTTCGCGGTCCCCGTGCAGCCGCGTGCGATGCGCGACTTCCTCGCCTTCGAGGGCCACATCGCGGGGATGAAGAAGGGCGAGCCGGGCGACGGCACCGTCCCCGAGCAGTGGTACGAGGCACCCGCGTTCCTGTTCATGAACCCGTGGTCCGTGGTGCCGACGGGCGCCGGCATCCCGATGCCGCCGTTCACCCGGAAGCTCGACTTCGAGCTGGAGGTGGCAGCCATCGTGAAGAACACGGTCCGGGACGTGCCCATCGAGGAGGCGGCGGGGCACATCGCGGGGTACTGCATCTTCAACGACTGGAGCGCCCGTGACATCCAGGGCGCGGAGATGCGCATCGGTCTCGGCCCCGCCAAGGGCAAGGACTTCGCCAACACGCTCGGCCCCTGGATCACGACCCCCGAGGAGCTGGAGCCGTTCCGCGAGGGGGACAGGTTCGCCCTGGAGATGTCCGTGTCCGTCAACGGGGAGGTCATCGGCACCGACAACCTCCGCAACATGTCGTGGTCGTTCGAGGAGATGCTCGTCCACGCGTCGCGGGACGCGTGGGTCGGCGCCGGCGACGTGCTCGCCAGCGGCACGGCCTCGACCGGTGCACTGTCCGAGCGCTGGAGCCGTACCGGAGAGCTCGACCCGCCGCCGCTGCAGGTCGGCGACGTCGTCACCATGACGGTGGAAGGGCTCGGCAGCATCGAGAACCGCATCGTCGAGACGGTGAGCCCCGGCCACACGGTCCCGCGCGCGCGACGCACCTACGGCCCCGACCGCCTCTGA